One genomic segment of Thermodesulfobacteriota bacterium includes these proteins:
- a CDS encoding zinc-binding alcohol dehydrogenase, with protein sequence MIEKRQSLVFAAPGRVEVQEEPIPVAAAGQVLVASRLSAVSAGTELLVFQGLFPDGLAVDAAIPELAGPFAYPLRYGYSLVGEVRSCGPGVDPAWADRRVFAFHPHASHFVAAPDTLLPLPDDLGFADSVFLASMETAVSLVMDGRPLVGERVLVLGQGVVGLLVTGILARFPLSGLVSVDPLPARRRRSRALGARHSLAPGDAALAAAADFDLAFELSGSPAALETAVELTGFAGRIVVGSWYGKKEGRLPLGGVFHRRRQRLFASQVSTVAPEHTGRWTRTRRLELAWETMRRLRPADLISHTLPLAEAPEAYRLLVEEPDRVGQVVLVY encoded by the coding sequence GTGATCGAGAAGCGGCAGTCCCTGGTCTTTGCCGCGCCGGGTCGGGTGGAGGTGCAGGAAGAGCCGATCCCGGTTGCGGCCGCCGGTCAGGTGCTGGTGGCCAGCCGGCTGTCGGCGGTGAGCGCCGGGACCGAGCTTCTGGTCTTTCAGGGCCTTTTCCCGGACGGCCTGGCGGTGGACGCCGCCATCCCGGAGCTGGCCGGCCCCTTTGCCTATCCGCTTCGCTACGGCTACAGCCTGGTGGGCGAGGTGCGCTCCTGCGGTCCGGGGGTGGATCCGGCCTGGGCTGACCGCCGGGTCTTTGCCTTCCATCCCCACGCCAGCCATTTTGTGGCAGCCCCCGACACCCTCCTCCCCCTGCCCGACGACCTGGGCTTTGCGGACAGTGTCTTCCTGGCCAGCATGGAGACAGCCGTCTCCCTGGTCATGGACGGCCGACCTCTGGTGGGCGAGCGGGTGCTGGTCCTGGGGCAGGGCGTGGTGGGGCTTCTGGTCACCGGGATCCTGGCCCGCTTCCCCCTGTCCGGGCTGGTCAGCGTCGATCCCCTGCCGGCGCGCCGCCGCCGCTCCCGGGCCCTGGGCGCCCGGCACAGCCTCGCCCCTGGCGATGCCGCCCTGGCGGCAGCGGCCGACTTCGACCTGGCCTTCGAGCTCTCCGGCAGCCCGGCAGCCCTGGAGACGGCCGTCGAGCTGACCGGCTTTGCCGGCCGCATCGTCGTCGGCTCCTGGTATGGCAAGAAGGAGGGCCGCCTGCCCCTGGGCGGCGTCTTCCACCGCCGGCGGCAGCGTCTTTTCGCCAGCCAGGTGAGCACCGTCGCCCCGGAGCATACCGGCCGCTGGACAAGGACCCGCCGCCTGGAGCTGGCCTGGGAGACGATGCGGCGGCTGCGGCCGGCGGATCTCATCAGCCACACCCTGCCCCTGGCCGAGGCGCCGGAGGCCTACCGCCTGCTGGTGGAGGAGCCGGACCGGGTGGGGCAGGTGGTGCTCGTCTACTGA